A DNA window from Thiobacillus denitrificans ATCC 25259 contains the following coding sequences:
- a CDS encoding EI24 domain-containing protein, with the protein MSTVIAAAAGALRDLFSLRVLWIIVWPILVATLLWLGLGVAFWETFSGWIAEALVWSGIDTWLTELQPQWIAHGLQVIAYLLVFIPLVLLTALVITAIFAMPALVALVAERHFPELARERGGGFVGSLWNALVALLLFAGLWVASLPLWLVGVGVIVPFIAAAYLNQRLFRYDAVADHASRDEMALLFRRERAGWWGLGLLTGLFQFVPVLNLLAPVFAALAFIHFGLARIRALRASGPG; encoded by the coding sequence ATGAGCACGGTTATTGCGGCGGCCGCGGGCGCGTTGCGCGATCTGTTCAGCCTGCGTGTGCTCTGGATCATCGTCTGGCCGATCCTGGTCGCGACCCTGCTATGGCTCGGGCTCGGCGTGGCGTTCTGGGAAACCTTCTCGGGCTGGATCGCCGAGGCTCTCGTGTGGAGTGGGATCGATACCTGGTTGACCGAGCTGCAGCCGCAGTGGATCGCGCACGGACTCCAGGTCATCGCCTACCTGCTCGTCTTCATTCCGCTGGTCTTGCTCACGGCGCTCGTCATCACCGCGATCTTCGCGATGCCGGCACTCGTCGCGCTCGTCGCGGAACGGCATTTTCCCGAACTCGCCCGCGAACGCGGCGGCGGCTTCGTCGGCAGCCTGTGGAACGCGCTCGTCGCGCTGCTGCTGTTCGCCGGCCTATGGGTCGCGAGCTTGCCGCTGTGGCTGGTCGGCGTCGGCGTGATCGTGCCTTTCATCGCCGCGGCCTATCTGAACCAGCGGCTGTTCCGTTACGACGCGGTCGCCGACCACGCGAGCCGCGACGAGATGGCGCTGCTGTTCCGGCGCGAGCGTGCCGGCTGGTGGGGGCTCGGTCTGCTAACCGGGCTGTTCCAGTTCGTGCCGGTGCTCAATCTGCTCGCGCCGGTATTCGCCGCGCTCGCCTTCATCCATTTCGGCCTCGCGCGCATCCGCGCGCTGCGCGCGTCAGGGCCCGGTTGA
- a CDS encoding magnesium and cobalt transport protein CorA yields the protein MRSAIIDCLLFHDGKVQSIAFEDISDHVGDPERFLWVELKSPDVHTVAKLGDEFGLHELALEDAISTHQRPKLEEYGEHLFIAVRTVQLWQTRIEIGETHVFAGANFVIAIRHGAGSNYTRVAERLRAPKNGIRPGAPYALYLVLDLIVDQLKPVMDGLHERFQSVESVLVGGELRRGNLEHLYALKRDLTQLRDAVDPVQDITQDLIRLHPEFVVRELKAYYRDVHDHAARISAAIGHLRNSASDAMQFHLASLSLQQNESVQKLAGWGALLALPTVIFSLYGMNFRHMPELEWPWAYPALLLGTGAAAVVLYRRLKRRGWI from the coding sequence GTGAGGAGTGCCATCATCGACTGCCTGCTCTTCCACGACGGCAAGGTGCAATCGATCGCGTTCGAGGACATCAGCGACCACGTCGGCGATCCCGAGCGTTTTCTCTGGGTCGAGCTCAAATCTCCCGACGTGCATACGGTGGCCAAGCTCGGCGACGAGTTCGGCCTGCACGAACTCGCGCTCGAGGATGCGATCTCGACGCACCAGCGGCCCAAGCTCGAGGAATACGGCGAACACCTGTTCATCGCCGTGCGCACGGTCCAGCTCTGGCAGACGCGGATCGAGATCGGCGAAACCCACGTCTTCGCCGGCGCCAATTTCGTCATCGCGATCCGCCACGGCGCCGGCAGCAACTACACCCGCGTCGCCGAACGACTGCGTGCGCCGAAGAACGGCATCCGTCCCGGCGCGCCCTACGCGCTATATCTCGTGCTCGACCTCATCGTCGATCAATTGAAACCGGTCATGGACGGGCTGCACGAGCGTTTCCAGTCGGTCGAGAGCGTCCTCGTCGGCGGCGAACTGCGCCGCGGCAATCTCGAGCACCTCTATGCGCTGAAGCGCGACCTGACGCAACTGCGCGACGCGGTCGACCCGGTGCAGGACATCACGCAGGACCTCATCCGCCTGCATCCCGAATTCGTCGTGCGCGAACTCAAGGCCTATTACCGCGACGTGCATGACCACGCGGCACGCATCTCCGCGGCGATCGGCCACTTGCGCAATTCGGCCTCGGACGCGATGCAGTTCCACCTCGCGTCGCTCTCGCTGCAGCAGAACGAGTCAGTGCAGAAGCTCGCGGGCTGGGGCGCGTTGCTCGCCCTGCCGACGGTGATCTTCAGTCTCTACGGCATGAATTTCCGCCACATGCCCGAACTCGAATGGCCCTGGGCCTACCCGGCCCTGCTCCTCGGCACGGGGGCTGCGGCAGTCGTGCTGTATCGGCGGCTCAAGCGCCGCGGCTGGATATAG
- a CDS encoding TRAP transporter small permease subunit produces MKTLLALAGRIDALTERVGRIVIWLVLVATLISAGNALVRHLAGESSNAWLEIQWYLFGAMFMLGAGYTLKHNGHVRIDIFYNRCGARGRAWIDLAGGGLFLLPMAVLLAWLSWPMFHEAWTTRELSPDAGGLVRWPVKLLLPLGFALLALQGIAEIIKRVGVLRGDLVMPAEAPDEEV; encoded by the coding sequence ATGAAAACGCTGCTTGCGCTGGCCGGCCGGATCGACGCACTGACCGAACGCGTCGGGCGCATCGTGATCTGGCTGGTTCTCGTGGCCACGCTCATTTCCGCCGGCAATGCGCTGGTGCGTCACCTCGCCGGCGAGAGTTCGAACGCCTGGCTCGAAATCCAGTGGTATCTCTTCGGCGCAATGTTCATGCTCGGCGCCGGCTACACGCTCAAGCACAACGGCCACGTGCGCATCGACATCTTCTACAACCGCTGCGGCGCGCGCGGCCGCGCCTGGATCGATCTCGCCGGCGGCGGGCTGTTCCTGCTGCCGATGGCCGTGCTGCTCGCCTGGCTGTCCTGGCCGATGTTCCACGAAGCCTGGACGACGCGCGAATTGTCGCCCGACGCCGGCGGCCTCGTGCGCTGGCCGGTCAAGCTGCTCTTGCCGCTCGGCTTCGCGCTGCTCGCGCTGCAGGGTATCGCCGAAATCATCAAGCGCGTCGGCGTGCTGCGCGGCGATCTCGTGATGCCCGCGGAAGCGCCCGACGAGGAGGTGTGA
- a CDS encoding arylesterase — protein sequence MSAARRSLAALVAVFLVVGCERAPTLPKLGPDDVIVAFGDSLTFGTGASRETAYPAVLATLTGRTVVNAGVPGDTTASALQRLPAVLDQHRPRLVLLCLGGNDMLRKQPEADTENNLRRLVASIRASGAEVMLIAVPAPTLFGRPPAFYARVADDLKLPLEDDAFDAVLRDNRLKADPIHANAAGYRVVAEQLADFLDDAGAL from the coding sequence ATGTCGGCAGCCCGGCGATCGCTCGCTGCGCTCGTTGCCGTCTTCCTCGTCGTCGGCTGCGAACGGGCACCGACCCTGCCCAAGCTCGGCCCCGACGACGTCATCGTCGCCTTCGGTGACAGCCTCACCTTCGGTACCGGCGCGAGCCGTGAAACCGCCTACCCCGCAGTGCTCGCCACGCTCACCGGCCGTACCGTCGTCAATGCCGGCGTTCCGGGCGACACGACGGCATCTGCCCTGCAACGCCTGCCCGCGGTGCTCGATCAACACCGGCCTCGTCTCGTTCTGCTCTGCCTCGGCGGCAACGACATGCTTCGAAAACAGCCCGAAGCCGACACCGAAAACAACCTGCGCCGCCTTGTCGCGTCGATCCGTGCGAGCGGCGCCGAGGTGATGCTGATCGCGGTCCCGGCGCCCACACTCTTCGGCCGACCGCCCGCGTTCTATGCGCGCGTCGCGGACGACCTGAAGCTGCCGCTCGAGGACGACGCCTTCGACGCCGTGCTCCGCGACAACCGCCTGAAGGCCGACCCGATTCACGCCAACGCCGCCGGCTATCGCGTCGTCGCCGAGCAGCTGGCCGATTTTCTCGACGACGCCGGCGCGCTATGA
- the yjgA gene encoding ribosome biogenesis factor YjgA, with protein MRLIDPDADLEFDPDSVYDGPSKSQKKREVEALQDLGNELVKLPDAQFKRIELPEELREAVAACRKITQNSALRRQRQYIGKLMRGIDPAPIQAQLDAFKGVSATENAKLHQAEKWRDRLIADNEALTIFLDSYPETDATRLRQLIRNARDEAARNKPPKAFREIFRVIREAMQAG; from the coding sequence GTGCGCCTCATAGACCCCGATGCCGATCTGGAATTCGATCCCGATTCCGTCTACGACGGCCCGAGCAAGAGCCAGAAAAAACGCGAGGTCGAGGCCTTGCAGGATCTCGGCAACGAACTCGTCAAGCTGCCCGACGCGCAGTTCAAGCGCATCGAATTGCCGGAGGAATTGCGCGAAGCGGTCGCCGCGTGTCGGAAGATCACGCAGAACAGCGCGCTCAGGCGGCAACGGCAATATATCGGCAAGCTCATGCGCGGCATCGATCCTGCGCCGATCCAGGCGCAGCTCGACGCGTTCAAGGGCGTCTCCGCAACCGAGAACGCCAAGCTCCATCAGGCCGAGAAGTGGCGCGACAGGCTGATCGCGGACAACGAGGCGCTGACGATTTTCCTCGACAGCTACCCCGAGACTGACGCGACGCGCCTGCGCCAGCTCATACGCAATGCGCGGGACGAGGCCGCGCGCAACAAGCCGCCGAAGGCTTTCCGCGAAATCTTTCGCGTGATCCGCGAGGCCATGCAGGCGGGCTGA
- a CDS encoding DUF748 domain-containing protein: MAAVRERLRKIALSLPTLIVAGLFVLYLVTGFFLVDPLAQKLLPWIGEDKLASRLSARRVTFNPLTLEATVEGLKLAEKSGAPLASFERLYLDLDSTGLFRWAWRIRDIDLVQPHATVEVRRGGTLNWAALIARLREDEKPPSETMVRLLVDHIRIADGRVAYRDANRAGEPFTALLEPLGIELDGLSTLPEDRGAYLLAARLPAQGGTVKWKGDLALNPLASRGEIGLEGVRLAKLLSVVKSPRNFDLPSGTLAASLRYRFAMVQNAAGDDAPWVRVDGANLVVRDLTLAPRDGGVPALQLAEARVADANFDLATRAIQVARISLDGAKLAATRDARGVLDWQALFGPAPEAAPRPAAAKPAAPAPPWKIGVREIKLSGWGARFTDQGFVTPLVVTAEGFGLTAALTGEVGAKNAVDIGPVAAALGPVRILSGSQQVAELRHAALVNAGVHLADQRIDIEALELNAARTTVSLDRKKRLNWADILERKPPAPSASVPTAAATAADTEQVKEKATPMALHLGRLGLNDIAVEVVDRSPPTPVRLDVAEGFVTFEDLSLDMDKAVPLEAGFALRQGGRVAASGTVIPAAGSGRIDVRLSGLSLEPLAPYVNQLAFLHLRSGDVSTRGKLVFSRAADGTKLAYRGGFAVDDLAVTEEETEEAFVGWRKLSSDSLDLRLNPNRLHMNELVALNPFGKVIIFEDATMNLQRIVRASKASKPAPKAKPAASTPQGESFPLSVGRLRITGANAEFADLSLTPQFGTVMHDLGGVVTGLSNDPATTAQVELDGKVDDYGSARVRGVIQPFRATDFTDLTLSFRNLEMTRMTSYSGKFAGRKIDSGKLSVDLEYKIKDRQLTGQNKFVVNTLKLGERVDSPNAIRLPLDLAIALLEDSNGVIDLDLPVSGSLDDPQFSYGKIVWKALVNVLTRIVTAPFRALGKLLGVSAEKLEAVGFDPGSSVLLPPEQEKLKTLVEALAKRPALGLTLEPGYDPEADRRARQEQAMRADALAAAGIKLAPGEAPGPVDVNNFRIQTWLEDRYAESAGKDAYRKLRASFQDKNVGAAARVLESQLVERLGRRFKTRDTGPLSPFHAELLERLTRQVEIPDAALVELAQARGEAVRAALVAQGLDAGRLAVAAPSTQAAADQRVPSKMNLDARRVRAPEAAPAAAAP, encoded by the coding sequence ATGGCCGCCGTGCGCGAACGACTCAGGAAAATCGCACTGAGCCTGCCGACGCTGATCGTCGCCGGGCTGTTCGTCCTTTACCTCGTGACCGGGTTCTTTCTCGTCGACCCGCTGGCGCAGAAGCTTTTGCCATGGATCGGTGAGGACAAGCTCGCGAGCCGGCTCAGCGCACGCCGGGTCACGTTCAATCCGCTCACGCTCGAGGCGACCGTCGAGGGCTTGAAGCTCGCCGAGAAAAGCGGCGCACCGCTCGCGAGCTTCGAGCGGCTCTACCTCGATCTCGACAGTACCGGCCTGTTCCGCTGGGCCTGGCGCATCCGCGACATCGATCTCGTGCAGCCGCACGCGACGGTCGAAGTGCGGCGCGGCGGCACGCTCAACTGGGCCGCGCTGATCGCCAGACTCCGTGAGGACGAGAAGCCTCCCTCCGAGACCATGGTGCGGCTGCTGGTCGACCACATCCGGATCGCCGACGGGCGTGTCGCCTACCGCGACGCCAATCGCGCGGGCGAACCGTTCACCGCGCTGCTGGAACCGCTCGGCATCGAACTCGACGGCCTGTCCACGCTGCCCGAGGACCGCGGTGCGTATCTGCTCGCCGCGCGGCTTCCGGCGCAGGGCGGCACGGTCAAGTGGAAAGGCGACCTCGCGCTGAACCCGCTCGCCTCGCGCGGCGAGATCGGGCTCGAGGGCGTGCGGCTGGCAAAGCTGCTGAGCGTGGTCAAGAGCCCGCGCAATTTCGATCTACCGTCGGGCACGCTCGCAGCCAGCCTGCGCTACCGCTTCGCCATGGTGCAAAACGCTGCCGGCGACGACGCGCCCTGGGTGCGGGTCGACGGTGCGAATCTCGTCGTGCGGGATCTGACGCTTGCGCCACGCGACGGCGGCGTGCCCGCGCTGCAACTCGCCGAGGCCCGCGTCGCCGACGCGAACTTCGATCTGGCGACGCGCGCCATTCAGGTCGCGCGCATCAGCCTCGACGGCGCCAAGCTCGCGGCCACCCGCGATGCCCGCGGGGTGCTCGACTGGCAGGCCTTGTTCGGGCCGGCCCCCGAGGCGGCGCCGCGGCCGGCCGCAGCCAAGCCCGCAGCACCTGCCCCGCCGTGGAAGATCGGCGTGCGTGAAATCAAGCTCAGCGGCTGGGGCGCACGCTTCACCGACCAAGGCTTCGTGACGCCGCTGGTCGTGACGGCCGAGGGCTTTGGTCTCACCGCCGCGCTGACCGGCGAAGTCGGCGCCAAAAACGCCGTCGACATCGGCCCCGTCGCCGCCGCGCTCGGGCCGGTACGCATTCTGTCCGGCTCGCAGCAGGTGGCCGAGCTGCGGCACGCGGCGCTCGTCAACGCAGGCGTGCATCTGGCGGACCAGCGCATCGACATCGAGGCGCTCGAACTGAACGCCGCGCGGACCACGGTCAGCCTCGACCGGAAGAAACGTCTCAACTGGGCCGATATCCTCGAGCGCAAGCCGCCCGCGCCGAGCGCGTCCGTTCCGACCGCCGCCGCGACCGCCGCGGATACGGAACAAGTCAAGGAAAAGGCCACGCCCATGGCCCTACACCTCGGACGGCTCGGCCTGAACGACATCGCGGTCGAAGTCGTCGACCGCTCGCCGCCCACGCCGGTCAGGCTCGACGTCGCCGAGGGCTTCGTCACGTTCGAGGATCTCAGTCTCGACATGGACAAGGCCGTTCCGCTGGAGGCGGGTTTTGCGCTCAGGCAGGGCGGTCGGGTCGCTGCCAGCGGCACAGTGATCCCGGCCGCGGGATCGGGCCGCATCGACGTGAGACTGAGCGGACTGTCGCTCGAACCGCTGGCGCCCTACGTCAACCAGCTCGCCTTCCTGCACCTGCGCTCGGGCGATGTCTCGACGCGCGGCAAGCTCGTTTTCTCGCGCGCGGCCGACGGGACCAAGCTTGCTTACCGCGGCGGATTCGCGGTCGACGACCTGGCCGTCACCGAGGAGGAAACCGAGGAGGCCTTCGTCGGCTGGCGCAAGCTCTCGTCTGACAGCCTCGACCTTCGGCTCAACCCTAACCGGCTGCACATGAACGAACTGGTCGCGCTGAACCCCTTCGGCAAGGTCATCATCTTCGAGGACGCCACGATGAATTTGCAGCGCATCGTGCGCGCGTCGAAAGCGAGCAAGCCCGCGCCGAAGGCGAAGCCCGCCGCTTCCACGCCCCAGGGTGAGAGTTTTCCGTTGTCGGTCGGTCGCCTGCGCATCACCGGCGCCAACGCCGAGTTCGCCGACCTCTCGTTGACGCCGCAGTTCGGCACGGTCATGCACGACCTCGGCGGCGTCGTCACCGGGCTTTCGAACGACCCCGCGACCACGGCGCAGGTCGAGCTCGACGGCAAGGTCGACGACTACGGCTCGGCCCGCGTGCGCGGCGTGATCCAGCCGTTCAGGGCGACCGACTTCACCGACCTGACGCTGAGCTTCCGCAACCTCGAAATGACGCGGATGACGTCATATTCGGGCAAGTTCGCCGGGCGCAAGATCGATTCCGGCAAACTGTCGGTCGATCTCGAATACAAGATCAAGGATCGCCAGCTCACCGGGCAGAACAAGTTCGTCGTCAACACGCTCAAGCTCGGCGAGCGCGTCGACAGCCCCAACGCGATCCGGCTTCCGCTCGATCTCGCGATCGCGCTGCTCGAGGACAGCAACGGCGTCATCGACCTCGACCTTCCGGTGTCGGGCAGCCTCGACGACCCGCAGTTCAGCTACGGCAAGATCGTCTGGAAGGCGCTGGTCAACGTCCTGACCCGTATCGTCACGGCCCCCTTCCGCGCGCTCGGCAAGCTCCTGGGCGTGAGCGCGGAAAAGCTCGAAGCCGTCGGTTTCGATCCGGGTAGCAGCGTGCTGTTGCCGCCCGAGCAGGAAAAGCTGAAAACGCTGGTCGAGGCGCTGGCGAAGCGTCCCGCGCTGGGGCTGACGCTCGAGCCCGGCTACGATCCCGAGGCCGACCGCCGTGCGCGGCAAGAGCAGGCGATGCGCGCCGACGCACTGGCGGCCGCCGGCATCAAACTCGCGCCGGGTGAGGCGCCCGGCCCGGTCGACGTCAACAATTTCAGGATCCAGACCTGGCTCGAAGACCGTTACGCCGAAAGCGCAGGCAAGGACGCCTACCGGAAACTGCGCGCGAGCTTCCAGGACAAGAACGTCGGCGCCGCTGCGCGCGTGCTCGAAAGCCAACTCGTCGAGCGCCTCGGTCGCCGCTTCAAGACGCGCGACACCGGCCCGCTCTCGCCGTTCCATGCCGAGCTGCTCGAGCGCCTGACGCGGCAGGTCGAGATTCCGGACGCAGCCCTCGTCGAGCTCGCGCAGGCGCGCGGCGAGGCCGTGCGCGCCGCGCTCGTCGCGCAGGGACTCGACGCGGGACGCCTCGCCGTCGCCGCGCCCTCCACGCAGGCGGCCGCCGACCAGCGCGTTCCGAGCAAGATGAATCTCGATGCCAGGCGCGTGCGGGCGCCCGAGGCCGCGCCTGCCGCGGCCGCGCCTTGA
- a CDS encoding glycosyltransferase — MSANDRPRSLHVIGGKRLGGAERFFVRLVNALARRGEPVAAVTVAGGEIARALDPAVRQFHAPMFAFWDRYSRWKIARAIAAFHPDVVQTYMGRATRIVRLPVGRAPVHLARLGGYYQLKGYRHAHAWVGNTLGIRDYLAAGNLPAGRVHYIGNFVDTPGRLKSDAIDARRRALGLEGCRVLLGLGRLHPNKGWADLLRAFARLPATRGGAPLHLLMVGDGPLRGELEELARSLDIAPRVHWTGWQNDPAPYYQLADVFVCASVHEPLGNVILEAWANRVPLVSTRAQGPLELVRDGVNGLLAPLGDPAGLADILAAALALEGPVRSRLVEAGYDEVHRHYSEPAIVDAYVGLYTDLRRGVSAA, encoded by the coding sequence TTGAGCGCGAACGACAGGCCGCGCAGCCTCCACGTCATCGGCGGCAAGCGGCTCGGCGGCGCCGAGCGCTTTTTCGTCCGCCTGGTGAACGCGCTGGCGCGACGCGGTGAGCCGGTCGCGGCGGTGACCGTCGCCGGCGGCGAAATCGCGCGTGCGCTCGATCCCGCGGTACGGCAGTTCCATGCCCCGATGTTCGCGTTCTGGGACCGCTACTCGCGCTGGAAGATCGCGCGCGCGATTGCAGCCTTCCATCCCGACGTCGTGCAGACCTACATGGGGCGCGCGACGCGCATCGTCCGCCTGCCTGTGGGCCGGGCGCCCGTCCACCTCGCAAGGCTGGGCGGCTACTACCAGTTGAAGGGCTATCGCCACGCCCATGCCTGGGTCGGCAACACGCTCGGCATTCGCGACTACCTGGCCGCCGGCAATCTGCCCGCCGGGCGCGTGCACTACATCGGCAACTTCGTCGACACGCCGGGCCGCCTCAAGTCCGACGCAATCGACGCGCGGCGCCGGGCGCTTGGCCTCGAGGGTTGCCGCGTGCTCCTGGGACTCGGCCGGCTGCATCCCAACAAGGGCTGGGCAGACCTGCTGCGCGCCTTCGCGCGCCTGCCGGCAACGCGCGGCGGCGCGCCGCTGCATCTGCTCATGGTCGGCGACGGCCCGCTGCGCGGGGAGCTGGAGGAACTCGCACGCAGCCTCGACATCGCGCCGCGTGTGCACTGGACCGGCTGGCAGAACGACCCCGCCCCTTATTATCAATTGGCCGACGTCTTTGTCTGCGCGTCGGTTCACGAGCCGCTCGGCAACGTCATCCTCGAAGCCTGGGCCAATCGTGTACCGCTAGTCTCGACCCGCGCTCAGGGTCCGCTCGAACTCGTGCGCGACGGCGTGAACGGCCTGCTCGCGCCGCTCGGCGACCCAGCTGGCCTCGCCGACATTCTCGCTGCCGCACTCGCGCTCGAGGGACCGGTGAGGTCGCGCCTCGTCGAGGCGGGCTACGACGAAGTGCACCGGCACTATTCCGAGCCAGCGATCGTCGACGCGTACGTCGGGCTCTACACCGATCTGCGCCGCGGCGTTTCAGCCGCCTGA
- a CDS encoding thioredoxin family protein, protein MRLTRILLMVGLLWSGASFADPPRGYPFLGYDAGLKAARESGKPIFLYFGRYGCAWCDHTNKKTFSDAALKKLYMQNYVLVYVDAESGKRLTLPSGERITEAELGVRLQAFATPLFVYLTPAGDKIVQIPGFKTVQDFRDYDRYVRGGHYKDQTLMEFLGAKS, encoded by the coding sequence ATGAGGCTGACGAGAATTCTTCTGATGGTGGGCTTGTTGTGGAGCGGCGCGAGCTTCGCTGATCCGCCGCGCGGCTATCCCTTCCTCGGCTACGACGCAGGGCTCAAGGCCGCGCGCGAAAGCGGCAAGCCGATATTCCTCTACTTCGGGCGCTATGGCTGCGCGTGGTGTGACCACACCAACAAGAAGACGTTTTCCGACGCGGCGCTGAAAAAGCTCTACATGCAGAACTACGTGCTCGTGTACGTCGACGCCGAGTCCGGGAAGCGCCTGACGCTGCCGAGCGGCGAGCGCATCACCGAGGCCGAACTCGGCGTGCGGTTGCAGGCCTTCGCCACGCCGCTCTTCGTCTACCTCACGCCCGCGGGCGACAAGATCGTGCAGATACCCGGCTTCAAGACCGTGCAGGACTTCCGCGACTACGACCGCTACGTGCGCGGCGGTCATTACAAGGACCAGACGCTGATGGAATTCCTCGGCGCCAAGTCGTGA
- the pmbA gene encoding metalloprotease PmbA, whose amino-acid sequence MSRSQFSYTRDQLITLSRMVIEHAVAKGATAADTEISEGVGQNVSVRQGEIETIEYNKDKGAGVTVYIGQRRGHASTSDLSESALKSAVEKALTIARYTAEDDAAGLPDADRLATDVPDLDLYHPWTLTVEEAAETARACEAAALAVDKRLTNSEGAGVSTHASHFIYANSLGFCNGYAGSRHGVSVAVIGEDKGAMQRDYWYSSARNPADLESAEAVGRVAGARTVRRLNGRKLDTRSCPVVFEAPIATGLIGNFVAAVSGGSLYRKSSFLLDSLGTEVFAPLVNIREVPFLPAGLGSAPFDSEGVACIERDIVRDGVVQGYFLSSYSARKLGMTTTGNAGGSHNLVVAPGELDLDGLLKKMGTGLLVTELLGQGANMVTGDYSRGAAGFWVENGEIQYPVEEITIAGNLKQMFKGIVAIGRDVERRGSKQVGSILIDRMTVAGN is encoded by the coding sequence ATGTCCCGCTCACAGTTCAGCTATACCCGTGACCAGCTCATTACCCTCTCCCGCATGGTCATCGAGCACGCCGTCGCCAAGGGGGCGACCGCGGCCGACACCGAGATCTCGGAAGGCGTGGGCCAGAACGTCAGCGTGCGCCAGGGCGAAATCGAGACGATCGAATACAACAAGGACAAAGGCGCGGGCGTGACGGTCTACATCGGCCAGCGCCGCGGCCACGCGTCGACCTCCGATCTGTCGGAATCGGCGCTGAAAAGCGCGGTCGAAAAGGCGCTGACGATCGCGCGCTACACCGCCGAGGACGACGCGGCCGGCCTGCCCGACGCCGACCGGCTCGCGACCGACGTACCCGACCTCGACCTCTACCATCCGTGGACGCTCACGGTCGAAGAAGCGGCCGAGACCGCGCGTGCCTGCGAGGCCGCCGCGCTCGCGGTAGACAAGCGCCTCACCAATTCGGAAGGCGCGGGCGTCTCGACCCACGCCTCGCATTTCATCTATGCCAACAGCCTCGGCTTCTGCAACGGCTACGCCGGCTCACGCCACGGCGTTTCGGTCGCGGTGATCGGCGAGGACAAAGGCGCGATGCAGCGCGACTATTGGTACAGCAGCGCGCGCAATCCCGCCGACCTCGAGTCCGCCGAGGCGGTCGGTCGCGTCGCCGGTGCGCGCACGGTGCGCCGGCTCAACGGCCGCAAGCTCGATACCCGCAGCTGCCCGGTCGTATTCGAAGCGCCGATCGCGACCGGCCTGATCGGTAACTTCGTCGCGGCGGTCTCGGGCGGCAGCCTGTATCGCAAATCTTCCTTCCTGCTCGACAGCCTCGGCACCGAGGTCTTCGCGCCGCTCGTGAACATCCGCGAGGTGCCTTTCCTTCCGGCTGGCCTCGGCAGCGCGCCGTTCGACAGCGAAGGCGTCGCCTGCATCGAGCGCGACATCGTCCGGGACGGCGTCGTGCAGGGCTATTTCCTGTCGAGCTATTCGGCGCGCAAGCTCGGTATGACGACGACCGGCAATGCGGGCGGCAGCCACAATCTGGTCGTCGCGCCGGGCGAACTCGATCTCGACGGCCTTCTGAAGAAAATGGGCACGGGTCTGCTCGTCACCGAACTGCTCGGCCAGGGCGCCAACATGGTGACCGGCGATTACTCGCGCGGCGCCGCCGGCTTCTGGGTCGAGAACGGCGAGATCCAGTATCCGGTCGAGGAAATCACGATCGCCGGCAATCTCAAGCAGATGTTCAAGGGCATCGTCGCGATCGGACGCGACGTCGAGCGCCGCGGCTCCAAGCAGGTGGGGTCGATCCTCATCGACCGCATGACGGTGGCCGGCAACTGA
- the mog gene encoding molybdopterin adenylyltransferase, with the protein MNHDSVRVGLVSISDRASSGIYEDQGLPALQTWLGEVLANPVEFVTRLIPDEQERIEAVLIELADGERCSLILTTGGTGPAPRDVTPEATLAVAHKVLPGFGEAMRAVSLKYVPTAILSRQVGVTRGASLILNLPGQPKAIKETLDGVFAAVPYCVDLIGGPYLEARPGTVAVFRPKSALRPPA; encoded by the coding sequence ATGAACCACGATTCCGTCCGTGTCGGTCTGGTCTCGATCAGCGACCGCGCCAGCAGCGGCATTTACGAAGACCAGGGGCTGCCCGCGTTGCAGACCTGGCTGGGCGAGGTGCTCGCCAATCCCGTCGAATTCGTCACGCGCCTGATCCCCGACGAGCAGGAGCGCATCGAGGCCGTGCTGATCGAACTCGCCGACGGCGAACGCTGTTCGCTGATTCTGACCACCGGCGGCACCGGCCCGGCGCCGCGCGACGTGACGCCCGAAGCGACGCTGGCCGTCGCGCACAAGGTATTGCCCGGTTTCGGCGAAGCCATGCGCGCGGTGTCGCTCAAATACGTGCCGACCGCGATCCTCTCGCGCCAGGTCGGCGTCACGCGTGGCGCGAGCCTGATCCTCAATCTGCCGGGGCAGCCCAAGGCGATCAAGGAAACGCTCGACGGCGTCTTCGCCGCAGTCCCCTATTGCGTCGACCTCATAGGCGGCCCCTATCTCGAAGCTCGGCCCGGCACGGTCGCGGTGTTCCGCCCGAAGTCGGCGCTGCGGCCGCCAGCATGA